The following are encoded together in the Daucus carota subsp. sativus chromosome 5, DH1 v3.0, whole genome shotgun sequence genome:
- the LOC108221228 gene encoding glycerophosphodiester phosphodiesterase GDPDL3 — MFKASIMLLCLIVFAAHAHHAKRSTSNNNTSSLWKTLTGDAPLAIARGGFSGIFPDSSIDAYEFALLTGLPNIILWCDVQLTSDGAGICFPELTLDNGSDISSLFDRRKKSYLVNGATRTGWFSVDFTLDDLTNISLTQGIYSRTNMFDQNFFQVVTVEDVARQLKRPGLWLSIQHDAFFSQHNLSMKSFVISASRSGIVNYISSPEVNFLRSIVTQFKESPTKLIFHFLGQNDIEPTTNQTYNSLLINLTYIKTFASGILVPKTYIWPLDRDLYLRPHTSVVLDAHSKGLEVFASDFSNDVPFAYDYNYDPVAECLNFIDNGNFSVDGMLSDFPITPSEAIDCYSHMDNNLSRAAIPLVIAHEGSSGVFPGCTDLAYKQAISDGADVLDCPVQMTKDGTPFCLGSINLIHGTTAAQNFSNLIMNIPELDGNGIFSFSLDWSDIQRLQPMISNPHQGASLYRNPRNKNAGNFVTLSDFLALANNADSVLGVLIHIENASYLAEKEGLSVTDAVVDALSKAGYNNQTRKKVMIQSSSSAVLVKLKEEKNNYEFVYEIEEDIRDTLNSTILDIKKFANSLVINKNSVYTQNLKFLTGATGVVSKLQAFNLSVYVELFQNEFLSQAWDCFSDASVELNLFIVGSGVDGVITDFPGTANRYRRNRCLNLGKKTPRYMMPVAVGPGDLLSVSETQPPAEAPNPVLTVSDVTEAPLPAIVAKPHTDSGTRSEATAPLPKQPSGQVKVGSGCFMLNLVVLLITLILF, encoded by the exons ATGTTCAAGGCAAGCATTATGCTTCTTTGCTTGATTGTGTTTGCAGCTCATGCTCATCATGCTAAGCGATCAACTTCCAACAACAACACCTCTTCTTTGTGGAAGACACTGACCg GAGATGCGCCTTTAGCTATTGCACGTGGTGGCTTTTCTGGAATATTTCCTGATTCGAGTATCGACGCATACGAGTTTGCATTGTTGACTGGTTTGCCTAATATAATCTTGTGGTGTGATGTACAACTTACAAGTGATGGAGCTGGGATCTGTTTTCCAGAACTTACTCTTGATAATGGTTCGGACATTAGTAGCCTTTTTGACAGAAGGAAGAAATCCTACCTTGTTAATGGTGCAACTAGAACGGGATGGTTTTCAGTGGATTTCACCTTAGATGATCTCACAAATATATCCT TAACACAGGGAATTTACTCACGTACcaatatgtttgatcaaaattttTTCCAAGTCGTTACTGTTGAAGATGTGGCTAGGCAGTTGAAACGGCCTGGGTTATGGTTAAGTATTCAG CATGATGCATTTTTCAGCCAACATAATCTGAGCATGAAAAGCTTCGTAATTTCTGCATCTAGAAGTGGTATTGTGAATTATATTTCATCACCGGAGGTGAACTTCTTAAGAAGTATCGTTACACAATTCAAGGAAAGCCCAACAAAACTTATATTTCACTTTCTAGGACAGAATGATATTGAGCCTACGACAAACCAAACCTACAATTCTCTCCTGATCAACTTAACATATATCAAAACATTTGCTTCGGGAATTTTAGTTCCAAAAACATACATATGGCCTTTGGATAGAGATCTATATCTGAGGCCCCATACCTCAGTCGTGTTGGATGCTCATAGCAAGGGACTTGAAGTTTTTGCATCTGATTTCTCAAATGATGTACCTTTTGCTTATGATTACAATTACGATCCTGTAGCTGAGTGTTTAAATTTCATTGACAATGGCAACTTTTCTGTGGATGGCATGCTGTCCGATTTTCCAATAACTCCATCAGAGGCCATag ATTGCTATTCTCATATGGACAATAATCTTTCCAGAGCAG CAATCCCTTTGGTCATTGCTCATGAAGGATCAAGTGGAGTTTTCCCTGGTTGTACTGATCTAGCTTATAAACAAGCTATATCAGATGGAGCTGACGTTCTTGACTGTCCAGTTCAAATGACGAAGGATGGAACTcctttttgtttaggctctatAAACCTTATACATGGAACCACAGCTGCTCAGAATTTCAGTAACCTAATAATGAACATCCCTGAGCTTGATGGTAATGGAATTTTCTCGTTCAGCCTTGACTGGAGTGACATACAACGTCTGCAAC CTATGATATCAAATCCCCATCAAGGTGCATCATTGTATCGAAATCCTAGAAACAAGAACGCTGGAAATTTTGTGACATTGTCCGACTTTTTGGCTTTAGCAAATAATGCAGATTCTGTCTTAGGTGTCTTAATCCACATCGAG AATGCATCCTACCTAGCAGAAAAGGAGGGATTGTCTGTGACAGATGCTGTTGTTGATGCCTTGAGCAAAGCTGGTTACAATAATCAGACAAGGAAAAAAGTAATGATTCAGTCTTCGAGTAGTGCTGTTCTTGTTAAACTAAAGGAGGAGAAAAACAATTATGAATTTGTTTATGAGATTGAGGAGGATATCCGTGACACCCTGAACTCAACCATTTTGGACATAAAAAAGTTTGCCAATTCACTGGTCATCAACAAAAATTCTGTTTATACTCAAAACCTTAAATTCCTCACGGGTGCCACAGGTGTTGTGTCAAAGCTACAGGCATTTAATCTATCTGTCTACGTGGAACTTTTTCAAAATGAGTTTCTTTCTCAAGCATGGGACTGCTTCTCGGATGCATCCGTGGAACTGAACCTATTTATTGTTGGTTCAGGAGTTGATGGTGTCATTACTGATTTCCCTGGGACAGCCAACAGATACAGAA GAAATCGTTGCTTAAATCTAGGAAAGAAGACCCCCCGGTACATGATGCCTGTAGCTGTAGGTCCTGGCGATCTTTTAAGTGTCAGCGAAACTCAGCCACCAGCTGAAGCTCCCAACCCAGTTCTGACCGTGTCTGATGTGACGGAAGCCCCACTCCCTGCTATTGTCGCAAAACCACATACAGATAGTGGCACCAGAAGTGAGGCTACAGCACCATTACCAAAGCAACCAAGTGGGCAAGTTAAAGTAGGTAGCGGCTGTTTCATGCTGAACCTTGTTGTACTTCTTATAACTCTTATACTATTTTGA
- the LOC108220405 gene encoding uncharacterized protein LOC108220405 → MSATATLIGALLGFSTQIYSNALRKLPLMRHPWEHVLGMGIGSVAVNQLVKWEVKLDGDLDKMLEKAKAANERRYFDEDDD, encoded by the exons ATGTCGGCGACTGCGACGTTGATCGGAGCTCTCCTCGGCTTCAGCACCCAAATCTACTCAAACGCCCTCCGCAAACTCCCCTTAATGCGTC ATCCATGGGAGCATGTTTTGGGGATGGGAATTGGGTCAGTTGCTGTGAATCAGTTGGTTAAGTGGGAAGTTAAGCTTGATGGAGATCTCGATAAAATGCTCGAAAAAGCCAAGGCTGCTAATGAGCGCCGTTATTTTG ATGAAGACGATGATTAA